The following nucleotide sequence is from Cytophagia bacterium CHB2.
AATCAGGTATAGCGCGCGTTGCGATACTTCGGCGCATAAAACTGGTGCAGCAAATGATCGACGCGCAGCAAGCCCTGTGTCGTCAACTCGACGCTGTGGTCATTGAAATGCAGCATGCCCTGTTCCTGCAACGTTTCATACGTCGGGCGGAAACTCGTAATGATGTCTGCCGCAAACTTGTGATTAAAATAATCCGCGGTAATCTTGCCGAGCTTTAGCTGCAGAATCATTTCGCGTGTGAACCGTTCGTCCGAAGTGGTCGGAAACGCGCGATACAGGGGCAACTTGTCCGCCGCCAGCATGTTGAGATAATCGTTCCAGCCCGCGACATTTTGAATGTGCATGCCGCTCATATGGCCGAAAGACGCCACGCCCGTGCCGAGCATATCGCAACCGCGCCAGACGGAATCGCGGTAGACGAAGCGGCAATGCTTGTCCTTCTTCACCATCGTGTAAGCGCTCGAGACTTCGTAGCCCGCAGCGGCAAGCTGCTCGAAAGCATATTCATGCCACTCGCGCTTCAAATCCCAATTCGCGATTTTGATGCCGGATTTGCCGCTGAGATAATCCTGCGAGTAAACCGTGTTGAAGGGCAATTCCATTTGATAAATCGTCACACTCTCAGGCGCAATGTCGATTGTTTTCTGCACCGAATCCTTCCACGTCTCCCAGGTTTCGCCGACCATGCCCGCAATCAAATCGATGTTGAGCTGATCGAAATCGAGCTTCTTGATCCAGGGGAGGCAACGGAAAATTTCGTGCGAGAGATGGGCGCGGCCGTTCTCCTCCAAAATCGCGTCGTTGAAATTTTCGATGCCGAGGCTCAGCCGCGTCACACCGATCGCGCGAATGACTTCGAGCTTGGGTTCACTCAATGTGCCCGGCTCGCACTCGAACGTGATTTCCTCGGCGCCCGCCCAGGGAATCGCCGCTTGCAGGCGCTGCGCCAGAGCCTGCAAATGTTTTGCGCTAATGTAGGAGGGCGTGCCGCCGCCAAAGTAAACGAACTTCAGGGGACGATTGACCACGGCCGGCAGCGTACTGTACAACTCAACCTCACGGGCAAGCGCATTGAGATAGGTTTGAATTTCCGTGCTGTTCTTATCGGTGTAGACGCGAAAATAACAGAATTTGCAGCGCTTGCGGCAAAAGGGAATATGCAAATACAAACCCAACGGCGTTTCCCGACGTGTCGGCGAGCTTATGTCGAGCCGCGCCGGCGTGTGCAACGCCGTAAATGCGCGATCGAGATGATCCGGCGTCCAAAATGAATACGGCGGATAATTCGAAACAAACACACTGCCGACTTCAGTTTCCTTTAATGCGTGATCTGAGGTGGCGGGCTCGGGTTGCACGACTTTCAAATGTTCGCTCATCTTGCTTCTGCCTTTTTTGTGAAACGGAATATCCCCGAGTGTGATCGAAATCTAGTTGGCTCCAAAACAATACAACACGCCATCAATTGTGCCGATGACCAGGCGGCCTTCGGCAATCGCCGGCGCGGCGATGAAGGAAGAACCGGTTTCAAACTGCCACGCGATTTTGCCCGAGCTTAAATCAAAACCATAAAGCTCGCCGCTGGCTGCGCCGATAAAAACACGCGCCCCAGCAATGACCGGCGAGGAATCAATTTTAGCCTTCGCGATGAACATCCAGCGCGGCTGCCCGGTTTGCGGATGTAAGGCATACACGCTTTTATCCCGGCCGCCAACGACGAGAATATCGCTGCTCACGGCAGCCGAGGAATAAAAGGGAAAATCTTTTTGTGGCGGATCAAAGGCCCAAAGCGCTTTCCCGGCAGCCAGATCAATGCACAAAATTTTGTTGTCGAAGGTACCGACATAAGCGCGATCATCAATCACCGCCGCGCTCGCTGCCACATATGCGCCTGCCGTTATTTTTTTGATTTCAACCCCGTCGCGTATGCGAACAACACGCATCAGGCCGTCACAGCCGGCAACAATCGCGTTGCCATTCGCAATCGCAGGCGTGGCGTGCACATATCCCTCGGTTTCAATTTTCCACACTAACTTGCCGTCTTTGGCTAACAAACAGTAAAGATGATTATCGTACGAACCAAACAGCACACGATCTTCAGCAAAATTGGCCGAGGAAATAATTCCGGCATCTGCTTGAAATTTCCATAGACGTTTGCCGGTGCTGGCGTCAACCGCATGAAACGCGCCAGCCTCGTCGCCAAAGTAAACAACGCCGTTCGACACAGCAGGGGAGGACTTGATCTCATCCTGCGCGCGGTATTTCCATTTGAGTTTGCCGGTACTCAACTCCAACGCATAAAGACTGCTGTCCAGCGCTGCGGCATAAACCCATCCGGCAACGATTGCGGCTGAGGATTCAAATCCCTGCTTGACTTCAAATGTCCAGAGCGGCTCGAGATTTTCCGGCAACGCCGTTGCGCTGATGCCGGTATTTTGCGGGCCGCCGCGCCAGTGCGGCCAGGAATTTTGCGCGTTGAGAACGGCGCCCGTTCCCAAAAAAATTACGCTTGCGAGGCAAACGACGATCACAGTCTCAACAAATTTCTGATTCATATTTTATCAAACAATGTCTCGATTTAATGCCGCCGTTCCAGTGATTATTTTTTGCAGGGCAGTCCCTCAAACTCCGATCGCCTTTTTAATCCTTCGAATCTGATTCAGATGCAACAAATCATGCCCGGCAACCAGTTGCGAAGTTCTACGCACACTTTCCGGACCGCGTTCGCTATGTATACCGACGCGATTCATTTGGCTTTCGTTCAACGAGCGCAGCAGCTTGAGATTCACCCGGCGCAACACGCGCAGTTGTTCAAGCGTGTCTGTTAGACTGCATTCGCTGTAATTTAGTTTTGTGGCCCAGGCATCTTGATCATAGCCTTGAATGTCGGGCGTGTCATGAGCAAGAATCATGCGCAAACGCACGCCGGTAACCAACTCGGAGTCGGCGAGATGTTGCAGCACTTGCAGCATCGACCATTTGCCGGGCTTTTCGGG
It contains:
- a CDS encoding coproporphyrinogen III oxidase family protein, with product MSEHLKVVQPEPATSDHALKETEVGSVFVSNYPPYSFWTPDHLDRAFTALHTPARLDISSPTRRETPLGLYLHIPFCRKRCKFCYFRVYTDKNSTEIQTYLNALAREVELYSTLPAVVNRPLKFVYFGGGTPSYISAKHLQALAQRLQAAIPWAGAEEITFECEPGTLSEPKLEVIRAIGVTRLSLGIENFNDAILEENGRAHLSHEIFRCLPWIKKLDFDQLNIDLIAGMVGETWETWKDSVQKTIDIAPESVTIYQMELPFNTVYSQDYLSGKSGIKIANWDLKREWHEYAFEQLAAAGYEVSSAYTMVKKDKHCRFVYRDSVWRGCDMLGTGVASFGHMSGMHIQNVAGWNDYLNMLAADKLPLYRAFPTTSDERFTREMILQLKLGKITADYFNHKFAADIITSFRPTYETLQEQGMLHFNDHSVELTTQGLLRVDHLLHQFYAPKYRNARYT
- a CDS encoding Pyrrolo-quinoline quinone; the protein is MNQKFVETVIVVCLASVIFLGTGAVLNAQNSWPHWRGGPQNTGISATALPENLEPLWTFEVKQGFESSAAIVAGWVYAAALDSSLYALELSTGKLKWKYRAQDEIKSSPAVSNGVVYFGDEAGAFHAVDASTGKRLWKFQADAGIISSANFAEDRVLFGSYDNHLYCLLAKDGKLVWKIETEGYVHATPAIANGNAIVAGCDGLMRVVRIRDGVEIKKITAGAYVAASAAVIDDRAYVGTFDNKILCIDLAAGKALWAFDPPQKDFPFYSSAAVSSDILVVGGRDKSVYALHPQTGQPRWMFIAKAKIDSSPVIAGARVFIGAASGELYGFDLSSGKIAWQFETGSSFIAAPAIAEGRLVIGTIDGVLYCFGAN